The Campylobacter sp. RM10537 genome has a segment encoding these proteins:
- a CDS encoding 5'-methylthioadenosine/adenosylhomocysteine nucleosidase, which yields MKIAILGAMPEEITPLLEILKEYKSIKYANNTYYLANYKNHELILAYSKIGKVNSTLSASIMIEKFGAEILLFTGVAGAFNPELEIGDLLYATQLAQYDLDITAFGHPLGFVPGNDIFIKTDEKLNNLALEVAKELNIKLKSGIIATGDEFICDEAKKAKIREIFKADACEMEGASVALVCDALKIPCFILRAMSDKAGEKAEFDFDEFVINSAKISANFVLKMCEKL from the coding sequence GCCAGAAGAAATAACTCCTTTACTTGAGATTTTAAAAGAATATAAAAGTATTAAATATGCAAATAATACTTATTATTTAGCAAATTATAAAAATCATGAACTTATCTTAGCTTATTCTAAAATAGGAAAAGTCAATTCAACCCTAAGTGCAAGCATAATGATCGAAAAATTTGGAGCCGAAATTTTACTTTTTACAGGTGTAGCAGGTGCTTTTAATCCAGAATTAGAAATAGGTGATTTGCTCTATGCTACACAATTAGCTCAATACGATCTTGATATAACAGCTTTTGGGCATCCACTTGGTTTTGTTCCTGGAAATGATATTTTTATAAAAACAGATGAGAAATTAAATAATCTTGCTTTAGAAGTTGCCAAAGAATTAAATATTAAACTAAAATCAGGAATCATTGCAACTGGAGATGAATTTATCTGTGATGAAGCAAAAAAAGCAAAAATAAGAGAAATTTTTAAAGCTGATGCTTGTGAAATGGAAGGTGCAAGTGTTGCTTTAGTTTGTGATGCTTTAAAAATACCTTGTTTTATTTTAAGAGCTATGAGCGACAAAGCTGGAGAAAAAGCTGAATTTGATTTTGATGAATTTGTAATTAACTCTGCAAAAATTTCAGCTAATTTTGTTCTTA